A window from Sphingobacteriia bacterium encodes these proteins:
- a CDS encoding YihA family ribosome biogenesis GTP-binding protein — translation MSADFIKKLFTTSAEFVAGAATIEQIPSLGNLPEFAFVGRSNVGKSSMINALVGRNGLVRVSVKPGCTRQLNFFKISEKFVLVDLPGYGFAKLPKSQMENWNSLIIKYLKGRRELKRIYMLVDPKVGLKESDLQVAKILDDSGISYRIVLTKIDKCSKEELAKTENFIKGQMDKHAAMYPELIATSIKLINTISEFRHEIITNIKL, via the coding sequence GTGTCAGCAGATTTTATAAAAAAATTATTTACTACAAGCGCTGAGTTTGTTGCAGGAGCTGCTACAATTGAGCAAATACCGTCTTTAGGTAATTTACCTGAATTTGCTTTTGTTGGTAGATCAAATGTAGGAAAATCTAGTATGATAAATGCCTTAGTGGGCAGAAATGGTTTAGTACGTGTTTCTGTAAAACCGGGGTGTACAAGACAACTTAATTTCTTTAAAATCTCTGAAAAATTTGTTTTAGTGGATTTGCCTGGATATGGATTTGCCAAACTTCCAAAATCTCAAATGGAAAATTGGAATTCTTTAATTATCAAATACTTAAAAGGTAGAAGAGAGTTAAAAAGAATTTATATGTTAGTTGACCCTAAGGTTGGTTTAAAAGAATCTGACCTACAAGTAGCAAAAATACTAGATGATTCTGGAATTTCGTATAGAATAGTACTAACAAAGATCGATAAATGTAGTAAAGAAGAATTAGCAAAAACTGAAAATTTCATCAAAGGTCAAATGGATAAACATGCGGCAATGTATCCAGAATTAATTGCTACAAGCATAAAACTTATAAATACAATATCGGAGTTCCGACATGAGATTATTACAAACATCAAACTCTAA
- a CDS encoding acetylglutamate kinase: protein MRLLQTSNSNISEINKEKNKNSYHFEFDILSEAIPYIKLYEGQTMVICFDELLLDDYVKMTSFAQDIVLLKNAGINPIIIHDASHNIIRYLDKFNIEYALNEENEVDVNTTNIDLVEMVCHLVNKRIVSHINNAGGLAIGISGKDGKLIEARKIKTTTKKLNDVQTLFNANLEGVPVMINPDILSNFDESEFIPIISSIGFNDNCAALYLNPEDVASMVASSLAACKIIIMMEEDIFLDEEGKIIEEISSIQAKLNMGKSFKNHAINKIKSALAAIDNYTESAHFVNSNVEHGLIFEILSDNRPGTMIYPVSI from the coding sequence ATGAGATTATTACAAACATCAAACTCTAATATAAGTGAAATAAATAAAGAAAAGAATAAAAATTCATATCATTTCGAGTTTGATATTTTAAGTGAAGCTATCCCTTATATTAAGCTTTATGAAGGGCAAACTATGGTAATTTGCTTTGATGAATTACTGTTAGATGATTATGTAAAAATGACTTCATTCGCCCAAGATATTGTTCTACTTAAAAATGCAGGAATAAATCCAATAATTATTCATGATGCAAGTCATAATATTATAAGATACTTAGATAAATTTAATATTGAATATGCACTAAATGAGGAAAATGAAGTTGATGTAAATACTACTAATATAGATTTAGTAGAAATGGTATGTCATTTAGTAAATAAAAGAATAGTATCTCATATAAATAATGCTGGAGGACTTGCTATTGGTATTTCAGGAAAAGATGGAAAATTAATAGAAGCGCGTAAAATAAAAACTACGACTAAAAAATTAAATGATGTTCAAACATTATTTAATGCAAATTTGGAAGGTGTTCCGGTAATGATAAACCCTGATATCTTATCAAATTTTGATGAATCAGAATTTATCCCTATAATTTCCAGTATAGGTTTTAATGATAATTGTGCAGCTTTATATTTAAATCCTGAAGATGTTGCTTCAATGGTAGCCTCATCGCTTGCAGCATGTAAAATTATAATTATGATGGAAGAAGATATATTTCTTGATGAAGAAGGAAAAATTATTGAAGAAATTTCTTCAATTCAGGCAAAATTAAATATGGGTAAGTCATTTAAGAATCACGCAATTAATAAAATTAAATCTGCTTTAGCAGCTATCGATAATTATACTGAATCAGCACACTTCGTTAATTCAAATGTCGAACATGGGCTTATTTTTGAAATTTTATCTGATAACAGACCAGGAACAATGATTTATCCGGTTAGTATTTAA
- the gmk gene encoding guanylate kinase, translated as MIIISSPSGAGKTTLCKLLLANDPKMRLSVSVTTRPKRLSETEGVDYYFISESDFQLLIDSDELLEYAKVFDYHYGTQKQVVQKMLDQGYDVIFDVDWQGALQLYNYCREDIVSIFILPPSLTELENRLKKRAQDSEEVVQKRMKKAKGEISHYKEYDYVIINHDINESLRLLQEIITVERSKRVRLNKLDEFVEELLEA; from the coding sequence ATGATAATCATTTCCTCGCCGTCTGGAGCAGGAAAAACCACATTATGTAAATTGCTACTCGCAAATGACCCTAAAATGAGGCTTTCTGTATCTGTGACAACTCGCCCTAAGCGTTTGTCAGAAACTGAAGGGGTAGATTACTATTTTATTTCTGAATCAGATTTTCAATTATTAATCGATAGCGATGAGCTTTTAGAATATGCTAAAGTATTTGATTATCATTATGGTACTCAAAAACAAGTTGTTCAAAAAATGCTGGATCAAGGTTACGATGTAATTTTCGATGTTGATTGGCAAGGGGCACTACAACTTTATAATTATTGTCGTGAAGATATAGTTAGTATTTTTATCTTACCACCGTCATTAACGGAATTAGAAAATAGGCTAAAAAAAAGAGCGCAAGATTCTGAAGAAGTAGTACAAAAAAGAATGAAAAAAGCTAAAGGTGAAATTAGCCATTATAAAGAATATGATTATGTAATTATTAATCATGACATCAATGAAAGTTTAAGATTATTGCAGGAAATAATTACTGTAGAAAGATCAAAAAGAGTAAGGTTAAACAAATTAGATGAATTTGTTGAAGAATTATTAGAAGCATGA
- a CDS encoding O-antigen ligase family protein: MNNLLQISMFTLSLISFLAGLFIAPFFGIVSLFALLKIRSKIIFKEFFLNKNLQIIFILLTYTLLSIFILFTNKSSYFTLSTILLIQFGYFILDKLINQNKVFLKDQLFKPLILAVLVAIVIMFFEVLTQGLLFRTIRIDIFKSKNYGWFLSDLNRGISFINLLLWPIVFFISENYNKKIAVTFYIIVTTITLSLDSMASGLAVILSSIIFVIIRYLPNLYNIFRYLTLSSIFLIPLLYYYIDKNYVLNNFHLPASAEHRVYIWDYVSNLIFNNYFHTIFGYGFNVSRFWEADISTFHPLFGSSLPLHPHSNILQIAFELGYVGLVFYALIVNKVLKPFIKEKGKVKSYIAAAFSNYFVIANISYGLWQQWWLASIIFAILLTKIVLLHKEN; the protein is encoded by the coding sequence ATGAATAACCTACTTCAAATTTCTATGTTTACGCTTTCGTTAATAAGCTTTCTTGCAGGCTTATTTATAGCTCCTTTCTTTGGAATAGTTTCACTTTTTGCGTTATTAAAAATTCGTTCAAAAATTATTTTTAAAGAGTTTTTTTTAAATAAGAATTTACAAATTATTTTTATTTTGCTTACTTATACGCTTTTATCAATTTTTATTTTATTCACAAATAAAAGCAGCTATTTTACCCTTTCGACTATTTTGCTTATTCAATTTGGGTATTTCATATTAGATAAATTGATAAATCAAAATAAAGTTTTTTTAAAAGATCAACTATTTAAACCATTAATTTTAGCTGTTTTAGTTGCAATTGTTATAATGTTTTTTGAAGTTTTGACTCAAGGGCTATTATTTAGAACAATAAGAATTGATATTTTTAAAAGTAAGAATTACGGCTGGTTTTTATCTGATTTAAATAGAGGAATAAGTTTTATAAATCTTCTTCTTTGGCCGATCGTATTTTTTATATCTGAAAATTACAATAAAAAAATTGCTGTTACTTTTTATATTATTGTGACTACCATCACTCTAAGTTTAGATTCAATGGCAAGTGGTCTGGCAGTAATTTTGTCTTCAATTATATTTGTTATTATACGATACTTACCTAATCTTTATAATATTTTTAGATATTTAACCTTAAGCTCTATATTTTTAATTCCGCTATTATATTATTATATAGATAAAAATTATGTACTAAATAATTTTCATTTACCTGCTTCAGCTGAACATAGAGTTTATATTTGGGATTACGTTAGTAACTTAATATTCAATAATTATTTCCATACAATTTTTGGTTATGGTTTTAATGTATCTAGATTTTGGGAAGCTGACATTTCAACTTTTCATCCCTTATTTGGCTCTTCTTTACCTCTTCATCCACATAGTAATATTTTACAAATTGCTTTTGAATTAGGTTACGTTGGGCTAGTATTTTATGCTCTTATTGTTAATAAAGTTTTAAAGCCATTTATAAAGGAAAAGGGTAAAGTAAAATCATATATAGCAGCAGCCTTTTCAAATTATTTTGTTATTGCAAACATATCATATGGGCTTTGGCAACAATGGTGGCTAGCAAGTATTATTTTTGCGATTCTTTTAACTAAGATTGTATTACTTCATAAAGAAAATTAA
- a CDS encoding DUF4153 domain-containing protein, translating into MFKNKIRENTLNVFKSVILLITFVIIINIICSHLLKFSLLSHATLLKFTCFCQFGLFNILWLAGVPNKFDEEPNKEDYKLYSTLFASNLYIIIPAILVLLFLLNIYLLKILFIKTITNSTSDNYWISIYTILTGLIGMQVFNSYEILQKNVSRYIKTFKFLFPIFYILPLGYCIYKIGNEFNTQGITFFEYIKALILISLIYPIVLLLIQKEKDTYKKYMLFFSIILLLGSFGPWGVNKLPVYSKFTALETILVKNRILENGVINKDYKNEITLPDKALVREKLRYLIQFDSIELIKPWFKNMPESVINQYKTSEVLSLNKNLFEVLFVGNENLIENILKDIGISEPTQNKNNKSQSSSGGYAGILPEDYTVYITGEGNIMNIYPVPNSKKVIFPTKNHYQGIDGCYMECYSNKKQNAVYSVAKDLYVIGQVRIKGKYNQFLVCNPNGNIKESFKLCEKYFPESCKNNYCKP; encoded by the coding sequence ATGTTTAAAAATAAAATTAGAGAAAATACTTTAAATGTATTTAAATCAGTTATCCTCTTAATAACGTTTGTAATTATAATTAATATAATTTGCAGTCACTTGTTAAAATTCTCTTTGTTATCACATGCAACGTTACTAAAGTTCACATGTTTTTGCCAATTTGGCCTTTTTAATATATTGTGGCTCGCTGGCGTCCCAAACAAATTTGATGAAGAGCCAAATAAAGAAGATTATAAATTATACTCTACTTTGTTTGCCTCAAATTTATATATAATTATACCGGCTATTTTAGTTTTATTATTTCTTTTAAATATATATTTACTCAAAATTTTATTTATTAAAACAATTACTAACAGTACTTCAGATAATTATTGGATATCAATATATACGATCTTAACTGGACTTATTGGTATGCAAGTATTCAATAGTTATGAAATTTTACAAAAAAATGTTTCTAGATATATAAAAACTTTTAAATTTTTATTTCCTATATTTTATATTCTTCCGTTAGGATATTGTATTTACAAAATAGGTAATGAATTTAATACCCAGGGTATTACATTTTTTGAATATATTAAGGCTTTAATTCTAATATCTTTAATTTATCCAATTGTACTCTTATTAATTCAAAAAGAGAAAGATACATATAAGAAATACATGTTATTTTTTAGTATAATATTGCTACTTGGATCTTTTGGTCCTTGGGGTGTTAATAAGCTTCCAGTTTATAGTAAATTTACGGCATTAGAAACAATTCTTGTAAAAAATCGAATTTTAGAAAATGGTGTTATTAATAAAGATTATAAAAATGAAATCACCTTACCTGATAAAGCATTAGTAAGAGAAAAATTAAGGTATTTAATTCAGTTTGATAGTATTGAATTAATCAAACCTTGGTTTAAGAATATGCCAGAAAGTGTAATAAATCAGTATAAAACTTCTGAAGTTTTGTCATTGAATAAAAATTTATTTGAAGTTTTATTTGTAGGAAATGAAAATTTAATAGAAAATATCTTAAAAGATATTGGGATCTCTGAACCAACACAAAATAAAAATAACAAATCACAATCCTCTTCTGGAGGATATGCAGGTATATTACCAGAAGATTATACAGTATACATAACAGGTGAAGGAAATATTATGAATATTTATCCTGTGCCTAATTCTAAAAAAGTTATTTTTCCTACAAAAAATCATTACCAAGGTATTGATGGCTGTTATATGGAATGTTATTCAAATAAAAAGCAAAATGCAGTGTATTCAGTTGCAAAAGATCTATATGTAATAGGGCAAGTAAGGATAAAAGGTAAGTATAACCAATTTCTTGTTTGTAATCCTAATGGCAATATTAAAGAGTCATTTAAACTTTGTGAGAAATATTTTCCTGAAAGTTGTAAAAATAATTACTGCAAACCATAA